Part of the Streptomyces europaeiscabiei genome is shown below.
GCCCAGCTCAAGATCGATCTTGGCGCCGGCGGGGTACAGCTCTAACACCGGACTTCGCGCGACGCGACAACCTGACTTCACAACTGAATAGGCAGGACGAACGTGCCTGCGTCCACATCCAACAACTGCTTTTGCACGAACGTCATGCGCGCCACGTGCCACAGAGGTACGTGGCGCGCGTGGTGAGGAGAGTCTTTTGAGTCATCCGCATCCTGAACTCGGCCCGCCGCCCCCGCTCCCCGAAGGTGGCCTGCGGGTCACCCCGCTGGGCGGCCTCGGCGAGATCGGCCGGAACATGACCGTCTTCGAATACGGCGGCCGGCTGCTGATCGTCGACTGCGGCGTGCTCTTCCCCGAGGAGGAGCAGCCCGGAATCGACCTGATCCTGCCGGACTTCTCGTCCGTCAGAGACCGTCTCGACGACATCGAGGGCATCGTCCTCACGCACGGCCATGAGGACCACATCGGAGCGGTCCCGTACCTGCTCCGGGAGAAGCCCGACATCCCGCTGATCGGCTCCAAGCTGACCCTCGCGCTCATCGAGGCCAAGCTCCAGGAGCACCGCATCCGCCCGTACACCCTAGAGGTGGTCGAGGGGAACCGCGAGCGCATCGGCCCCTTCGACTGCGAGTTCATCGCGGTCAACCACTCCATCCCGGACGCCCTCGCCGTGGCCATCCGTACCCCCGCGGGCATGGTGGTCCACACGGGCGACTTCAAGATGGACCAGCTCCCGCTGGACAACCGCCTGACAGATCTACACGCGTTCGCACGGCTGAGTGAGGAGGGGATCGACCTCCTTCTCTCCGACTCCACGAACGCCGAGGTCCCGGGGTTCGTTCCCCCCGAGCGCGACATCTCCAGTGTCCTGCGTCAGGTCTTCGCGGGCGCCGGCAAGCGGATCATCGTGGCGAGCTTCGCCAGCCACATCCACCGCATCCAGCAGATCCTCGACGCTGCCCACGAGTACGGCCGTCGGGTCGCCTTCGTCGGCCGCTCGATGGTCCGGAACATGGGTATCGCCAGGGACCTGGGCTACCTGAAGGTTCCGCCGGGCCTGGTCGTGGACGTCAAGACACTCGACGACCTGCCGGACCACGAGATCGTCCTCGTGTGCACCGGATCACAGGGCGAGCCGATGGCGGCCCTGTCCCGCATGGCCAACCGGGACCACCAGATCCGCATCGTCCAGGGCGACACGGTGATCCTGGCCTCGTCCCTGATCCCCGGCAACGAGAACGCGGTCTACCGCGTCATCAACGGCCTGACCCGCTGGGGCGCCAACGTCGTGCACAAGGGCAATGCCAAGGTCCACGTCTCCGGACACGCCTCGGCCGGCGAACTGCTGTACTTCTACAACATCTGCCGCCCGAAGAACCTGATGCCGGTGCACGGCGAATGGCGCCATCTGCGCGCCAACGCCGAACTGGGCGCCCTGACAGGCGTTCCGCACGACCGCATCGTCATCGCCGAGGACGGCGTGGTCGTCGACCTCGTCGAGGGCAAGGCCAAGATCTCCGGCAAGGTCCAGGCCGGTTACGTGTACGTCGACGGCCTCTCGGTGGGCCTCGGCGAGCCGGCCCTGAAGGACCGGCGGATCCTGGGCGACGAGGGCATCATCTCGGTCTTCGTGGTGGTGGACTCCTCCACCGGGAAGATCACCGGCGGTCCGCACATCCAGGCCCGCGGCTCCGGCATCGAGGACTCCGAGTTCAGTGCGGTCGTCCCGCGGATCAGCGAGGTCCTGGAGCGTTCGGCACAGGACGGGGTCGTCGAGCCCCATCAGCTGCAACAGCTCATCCGCCGCACCCTCGGCAAGTGGGTCTCCGACACCTACCGGCGCAGGCCGATGATCCTGCCTGTGGTGGTGGAGGTCTGACTCCCCGTCAGTGCCCGCCTGGAGCGGGGCTCCTCGATTTGCATCGGGGCGCCCCGCTCCAGTACGTTTACGGCTCCGCCCAGGGGGGAACCCGACGCAACTGTGCGTCAGGAGCCACCCGGACCGGGCGGAAATTCCGACTCAGAACTTCTGATAAAGTCGGAGTCGCCGGAGAGGGAAACGCGAAAGCGGGAACCTGGAAAGCACCGAGGAAATCGGATCGGAAAACGGTCTGATAGAGTCGGAAACGCAAGACCGAAGGGAAACTGCCCGGAGGAAAGCCCGAGAGTAGCTTGGGTGAGTACAAAGGAAGCGTCCGTTCCTTGAGAACTCAACAGCGTGCCAAAAATCAACGCCAGATATGTTGATACCCCGTCCGCCGAAACTTTTCGGTGGTCGAGGTTCCTTTGAAGTAAAACACAGCGAGGACGCTGTGAACGGTCGGGCTTATTCCGCCTGACTGTTCCGCTCTCGTGGTGTCGACCCGATTACGGGTAAACATTCACGGAGAGTTTGATCCTGGCTCAGGACGAACGCTGGCGGCGTGCTTAACACATGCAAGTCGAACGATGAACCACTTCGGTGGGGATTAGTGGCGAACGGGTGAGTAACACGTGGGCAATCTGCCCTTCACTCTGGGACAAGCCCTGGAAACGGGGTCTAATACCGGATACAACACTTTCGGGCATCCGATGAGTGTGGAAAGCTCCGGCGGTGAAGGATGAGCCCGCGGCCTATCAGCTTGTTGGTGAGGTAACGGCTCACCAAGGCGACGACGGGTAGCCGGCCTGAGAGGGCGACCGGCCACACTGGGACTGAGACACGGCCCAGACTCCTACGGGAGGCAGCAGTGGGGAATATTGCACAATGGGCGAAAGCCTGATGCAGCGACGCCGCGTGAGGGATGACGGCCTTCGGGTTGTAAACCTCTTTCAGCAGGGAAGAAGCGAAAGTGACGGTACCTGCAGAAGAAGCGCCGGCTAACTACGTGCCAGCAGCCGCGGTAATACGTAGGGCGCGAGCGTTGTCCGGAATTATTGGGCGTAAAGAGCTCGTAGGCGGTCTGTCGCGTCGGATGTGAAAGCCCGGGGCTTAACCCCGGGTCTGCATTCGATACGGGCAGACTAGAGTGTGGTAGGGGAGATCGGAATTCCTGGTGTAGCGGTGAAATGCGCAGATATCAGGAGGAACACCGGTGGCGAAGGCGGATCTCTGGGCCATTACTGACGCTGAGGAGCGAAAGCGTGGGGAGCGAACAGGATTAGATACCCTGGTAGTCCACGCCGTAAACGGTGGGAACTAGGTGTTGGCGACATTCCACGTCGTCGGTGCCGCAGCTAACGCATTAAGTTCCCCGCCTGGGGAGTACGGCCGCAAGGCTAAAACTCAAAGGAATTGACGGGGGCCCGCACAAGCAGCGGAGCATGTGGCTTAATTCGACGCAACGCGAAGAACCTTACCAAGGCTTGACATACACCGGAAACGGCCAGAGATGGTCGCCCCCTTGTGGTCGGTGTACAGGTGGTGCATGGCTGTCGTCAGCTCGTGTCGTGAGATGTTGGGTTAAGTCCCGCAACGAGCGCAACCCTTGTTCTGTGTTGCCAGCATGCCCTTCGGGGTGATGGGGACTCACAGGAGACTGCCGGGGTCAACTCGGAGGAAGGTGGGGACGACGTCAAGTCATCATGCCCCTTATGTCTTGGGCTGCACACGTGCTACAATGGCAGGTACAATGAGCTGCGAAGCCGTGAGGCGGAGCGAATCTCAAAAAGCCTGTCTCAGTTCGGATTGGGGTCTGCAACTCGACCCCATGAAGTCGGAGTTGCTAGTAATCGCAGATCAGCATTGCTGCGGTGAATACGTTCCCGGGCCTTGTACACACCGCCCGTCACGTCACGAAAGTCGGTAACACCCGAAGCCGGTGGCCCAACCCGTAAGGGAGGGAGCTGTCGAAGGTGGGACTGGCGATTGGGACGAAGTCGTAACAAGGTAGCCGTACCGGAAGGTGCGGCTGGATCACCTCCTTTCTAAGGAGCACTTCTACCGAACTCTTCGGGGTGAGGTCAGAGGCCAGATCATCAGCGAACGTCTGATGCTGGTTAGCTCAGGGTGGAACGTTGATTATTCGGCCGGTTCACGGGCCGGAGGCTGTGAGTACTGCTCGTAAGAGTGTGGAAAGCATGATCTCTGGACGAGGACCGGTCGGGCACGCTGTTGGGTGTCTGAGGGTATGGCCGTATGGCTGCCTTCAGTGCCGGCCCCAGTGCACTCGGACTTCTGGTTCGGGGTGATGGGTGGTTGGTCGTTGTTTGAGAACTGCACAGTGGACGCGAGCATCTGTGGCCAAGTTTTTAAGGGCGCACGGTGGATGCCTTGGCACCAGGAACCGATGAAGGACGTGGGAGGCCACGATAGGCCCCGGGGAGTCGTCAACCAGGCTTTGATCCGGGGGTGTCCGAATGGGGAAACCCGGCAGTCGTCATGGGCTGTCACCCTTGCCTGAACACATAGGGCAAGTGGAGGGAACGCGGGGAAGTGAAACATCTCAGTACCCGCAGGAAGAGAAAACAACCGTGATTCCGGGAGTAGTGGCGAGCGAAACCGGATGAGGCCAAACCGTATACGTGTGAGACCCGGCAGGGGTTGCGTGTACGGGGTTGTGGGATCTCTCTTGATCAGTCTGCCGGCTGGTCGACGAGTCAGAAACCGTTGATGTAGGCGAAGGACATGCGAAAGGTCCGGCGTAGAGGGTAAGACCCCCGTAGCTGAAACATTGACGGCTCGTTTGAGAGACACCCAAGTAGCACGGGGCCCGAGAAATCCCGTGTGAATCTGGCGGGACCACCCGTTAAGCCTAAATATTCCCTGGTGACCGATAGCGGATAGTACCGTGAGGGAATGGTGAAAAGTACCGCGGGAGCGGAGTGAAATAGTACCTGAAACCGTGTGCCTACAAGCCGTGGGAGCGTCGCGCATCGAGTTTACTCGGTGCGTCGTGACTGCGTGCCTTTTGAAGAATGAGCCTGCGAGTTTGCGGTGTGTTGCGAGGTTAACCCGAGTGGGGTAGCCGTAGCGAAAGCGAGTCCGAACAGGGCGACTGAGTAGCACGCTCAAGACCCGAAGCGGAGTGATCTAGCCATGGGCAGGTTGAAGCGGAGGTAAGACTTCGTGGAGGACCGAACCCACCAGGGTTGAAAACCTGGGGGATGACCTGTGGTTAGGGGTGAAAGGCCAATCAAACTCCGTGATAGCTGGTTCTCCCCGAAATGCATTTAGGTGCAGCGTCGTGTGTTTCTTGCCGGAGGTAGAGCACTGGATAGGCGATGGGCCCTACCGGGTTACTGACCTTAGCCAAACTCCGAATGCCGGTAAGTGAGAGCGCGGCAGTGAGACTGTGGGGGATAAGCTCCATGGTCGAGAGGGAAACAGCCCAGAGCATCGACTAAGGCCCCTAAGCGTACGCTAAGTGGGAAAGGATGTGGAGTCGCACAGACAACCAGGAGGTTGGCTTAGAAGCAGCCACCCTTGAAAGAGTGCGTAATAGCTCACTGGTCTAGTGATTCCGCGCCGACAATGTAGCGGGGCTCAAGCGTACCGCCGAAGTCGTGTCATTTCAGCATGAGGGCCAACGCCCGCTGGGATGGGTAGGGGAGCGTCGTGTGCCGGGTGAAGCAGCCGCGGAAGCGAGTTGTGGACGGTTCACGAGTGAGAATGCAGGCATGAGTAGCGATACAAACGTGAGAAACGTTTGCGCCGATTGACTAAGGGTTCCTGGGTCAAGCTGATCTGCCCAGGGTAAGTCGGGACCTAAGGCGAGGCCGACAGGCGTAGTCGATGGATAACCGGTTGATATTCCGGTACCCGCTGTGAAGCGTCAAACATTGAACCAGGCGATGCTAAGTCCGTGAAGCCGTTCCGGACCCTTCGGGGAAAGGAAAGTGGTGGAGCCGACGGACCAGACTTGCAGTAGGTGAGTGATGGGGTGACGCAGGAAGGTAGTCCATCCCGGGCGGTGGTTGTCCCGGGGTAAGGGTGTAGGCCGTGCGATAGGTAAATCCGTCGTGCATGTGGCTGAGACCTGATGCCGAGCCGATTGTGGTGAAGTGGATGATCCTATGCTGTCGAGAAAAGCCTCTAGCGAGTTTCATGGCGGCCCGTACCCTAAACCGACTCAGGTGGTCAGGTAGAGAATACCGAGGCGTTCGGGTGAACTATGGTTAAGGAACTCGGCAAAATGCCCCCGTAACTTCGGGAGAAGGGGGGCCATCACTGGTGAGAGGATTTACTCCTTGAGCTGGGGGTGGCCGCAGAGACCAGCGAGAAGCGACTGTTTACTAAAAACACAGGTCCGTGCGAAGCCGTAAGGCGATGTATACGGACTGACGCCTGCCCGGTGCTGGAACGTTAAGGGGACCGGTTAGTCACATTTCGGTGTGGCGAAGCTGAGAACTTAAGCGCCAGTAAACGGCGGTGGTAACTATAACCATCCTAAGGTAGCGAAATTCCTTGTCGGGTAAGTTCCGACCTGCACGAATGGCGTAACGACTTCTCGACTGTCTCAACCATAGGCCCGGTGAAATTGCACTACGAGTAAAGATGCTCGTTTCGCGCAGCAGGACGGAAAGACCCCGGGACCTTTACTACAGTTTGATATTGGTGTTCGGTTCGGCTTGTGTAGGATAGCTGGGAGACTTTGAAGCGGCCACGCCAGTGGTTGTGGAGTCGTCGTTGAAATACCAGTCTGGTCGTGCTGGATGTCTAACCTGGGTCCGTGATCCGGATCAGGGACAGTGTCTGATGGGTAGTTTAACTGGGGCGGTTGCCTCCTAAAGAGTAACGGAGGCGCCCAAAGGTTCCCTCAGCCTGGTTGGCAATCAGGTGTTGAGTGTAAGTGCACAAGGGAGCTTGACTGTGAGACCGACGGGTCGAGCAGGGACGAAAGTCGGGACTAGTGATCCGGCGGTGGCTTGTGGAAGCGCCGTCGCTCAACGGATAAAAGGTACCCCGGGGATAACAGGCTGATCTTCCCCAAGAGTCCATATCGACGGGATGGTTTGGCACCTCGATGTCGGCTCGTCGCATCCTGGGGCTGGAGTCGGTCCCAAGGGTTGGGCTGTTCGCCCATTAAAGCGGTACGCGAGCTGGGTTTAGAACGTCGTGAGACAGTTCGGTCCCTATCCGCTGCGCGCGCAGGAATATTGAGAAGGGCTGTCCCTAGTACGAGAGGACCGGGACGGACGAACCTCTGGTGTGCCAGTTGTTCTGCCAAGGGCATGGCTGGTTGGCTACGTTCGGGAGGGATAACCGCTGAAAGCATCTAAGCGGGAAGCCTGCTTCGAGATGAGTATTCCCACCCACTTGATGGGGTAAGGCTCCCAGTAGACGACTGGGTTGATAGGCCAGATATGGAAGCCTGGTAACGGGTGGAGTTGACTGGTACTAATAGGCCGAGGGCTTGTCCTCAGTTGCTCGCGTCCACTGTGTTGGTTCTGAAACCACGAACAACCCCATTCCCTTGTTTGGTCACGGGGGATGGTGCGGTTGAGTGTTTCATAGTGTTTCGGTGGTCATAGCGTGAGGGAAACGCCCGGTTACATTCCGAACCCGGAAGCTAAGCCTTACAGCGCCGATGGTACTGCAGGGGGGACCCTGTGGGAGAGTAGGACGCCGCCGAACAAATATTGAAAGAGCTGGTCCCCGAATTTCGGTTCGGGGACCAGCTCTTTTTTGTTTGGCTTTACTTGGAGTTCACGTTGCGCGAGCAGGATCCGCAGCATGGGTACCGTTGGAATGCTCAGGGCCGCAGGTGTCGGCGCCGGTGACGAAGTGGTCGTGCCGGCGTTCGGGAACCCGGAGGTCGCCCAGGCGGTGAGCCTGGCAGGGGCTGTGCCGGTGTTCGCCGACATAGACCCGGCGACGTACTGCCTGGATGCCTCGGCTGTCGAGGCCGCGGTGACACCGCGGACCGTGGCAGCGGTTGTCGTCCACCGCTTCGGCCGGTCGGCCGATATCGCGTCGCTGCGTCAAGTCGGGCAGCGGCATGGGCTGTTGCTGCTGGAGCAGGGCGAGTCGGAGACGCCGTACAGCGAGCTGGGGGAGCGCCGGCGGCAGGCCGCGTATCTCAGTGCGAAGTTGAAGGGCGTACGGACTCCCGACGGGTGTGACGGGCACACCTTCCAGCAGTACGTCGTGCGGGTGCCCGGGAACGGGCGGCCGGACCGGGACGCCTTCGCGCGCGCCGTGCGTGCCAAGGGAGTCGAGTGCAGTGTGCCGGTGAAGACACCCGTGCACAGGATGCGCGGGTTCCGGCGGGACGTGTGTCTGCCGGAGACCGAGCGTGCCGCCGACGAGACGCTGGCGCTGCCCATCGGCGGGGAGATGTCGCGGCGGGAACTGCAGCGGCTGGTGTCCGCCTGCAATGCGCTCGGCGGGTTGCTGCAGCCGGCCTTCTAGCCCTTCGGGTGCGCGGGGCAATTCGGGGGCGCGTAGACCGTTTGGCAGTGCGCCGGGTGGTTCGAAGGAGCTGCCGGTTCAGGGTATGATCTATCTCGTTGCCGCGAGGGAGACCTCGGTCAGGTGGCAGGCCCCTATAGCTCAGTCGGTAGAGCGTCTCCATGGTAAGGAGAAGGTCAACGGTTCGATTCCGTTTGGGGGCTCAGTCGAAAGGCCCCGCCCGATTGGGCGGGGCCTTTGTCGTATCCGGAATCAGTCCCTCTGGAGGCCCGGGACGCGCATCGCCAGGATGGCCATGTCGTCGGAGGGGGCGTCGGAGGCGAAGCGTTCGACCGCACGCATGACGCGGGCCGCGACCGCGCCCGCCGTGAGGCCCGTGCAGGCGGTGAGTACCTCGGTGAGGCCGTCGTCGCCCAACATGCGGGTGCCTTCACGGCGTTCGGTGACACCGTCCGTGACGCACAGGAGGACGTCGCCGGGGTCGAGGGTGATCGTCTGCTCGTAGAGCTCCAAATCCTCCATGACACCGAGGAGCGCTTGCGGTTCGGCGGCGGGCTCGACCGTGCCGTCCTGGCGCAGGCGCAGCGGGAGCGGGTGACCGGCGCAGACGACCTTCAGTACGGCGCTGCCGTCCTCCTGGGGCCACAACTCGCCGTACAGGAGCGTCAGGAAGCGGCTGCGGGCGCCCTCGTCGATGATCGCGGAGTTGAGGCGCTCCAGGACCGCCGGGCCGCCGTAGCCCTCGCGGGCCAGCAGGCGCAGGGCGTGGCGGGCCAGGCCGGTGACCGCGGCGGCCTCCGGGCCGGTGCCGCAGACGTCGCCGATGGCGAAGCCGTACGCGCCGTCGCGGATGGGGAAGAGGTCGTAGAAGTCGCCGCCGACCTCGTTGCCCTCGCCGGCCGCGCGGTAGATCACCTCGACCTCGACGCCGTCGATCTGCGGAAGCTCGGGCGGCAGGAGGCTGCGCTGGAGGGACTGGCTGATGGCCACGCGCTCCGAGTACAGGCGGGCGTTGTCCAGGGCGAGGGCGGCCCGGCGGGAGAGGTCCTCGGCCAACTCCAGGATCTCCTGGCGGAAGTGCTCGTCCGTGGGCTTGCCGAGGGTCAGCATGCCGATCACGCGGTTGCGGGCCACGAGCGGGAGGACAACTGTTTCGCCGCCCACCGCCGAGGCCGTCGCCAGCGTCGTGCCGATGCCCGAGCTGACCGTGGCGGGCTCGCCCAGCCCCAGGCTGCGCATGGACGTGCGCAGGGCCGCCTGGTGGGCAGCCTCGGCGGGAGCCGTCCAGACGCGGGCGCCCGGGGTGGGGATGGGCTCCGGCGGGCGGATCTTGGAGAGGAGGGCCTTGAGGCCGTCGATGAGGTCCTCGTCCTCGTGCAGGACGTAACTGAGGTACGGGTCCGAGGCCTGGTCGGCGATCGTGTAGACGGCACACCAGGTGGCGAGGGTCGGGATCGTCATCTGGGCCATGAGGGCCAGTGTCTGGTCGCGGTCCAGGGTGCCTGCCAGGAGGTCGGAGGCTTCCACCAGGAAGCTCAACGAGCCGCGGCGCAGGCGCTCCAGCTCGCCCAGGCGGGCCGACTCGACGGCCAGGGCGATGCGGTCGGCGGCGAACTGCAGGCGCAGGGCCTCCTCGTTGGAGTACCAGCCCTGGGACTCGGCGGCGACGCCCAGGGAGCCCGTGAGGCGGCCCTC
Proteins encoded:
- a CDS encoding ribonuclease J, with the translated sequence MSHPHPELGPPPPLPEGGLRVTPLGGLGEIGRNMTVFEYGGRLLIVDCGVLFPEEEQPGIDLILPDFSSVRDRLDDIEGIVLTHGHEDHIGAVPYLLREKPDIPLIGSKLTLALIEAKLQEHRIRPYTLEVVEGNRERIGPFDCEFIAVNHSIPDALAVAIRTPAGMVVHTGDFKMDQLPLDNRLTDLHAFARLSEEGIDLLLSDSTNAEVPGFVPPERDISSVLRQVFAGAGKRIIVASFASHIHRIQQILDAAHEYGRRVAFVGRSMVRNMGIARDLGYLKVPPGLVVDVKTLDDLPDHEIVLVCTGSQGEPMAALSRMANRDHQIRIVQGDTVILASSLIPGNENAVYRVINGLTRWGANVVHKGNAKVHVSGHASAGELLYFYNICRPKNLMPVHGEWRHLRANAELGALTGVPHDRIVIAEDGVVVDLVEGKAKISGKVQAGYVYVDGLSVGLGEPALKDRRILGDEGIISVFVVVDSSTGKITGGPHIQARGSGIEDSEFSAVVPRISEVLERSAQDGVVEPHQLQQLIRRTLGKWVSDTYRRRPMILPVVVEV
- a CDS encoding DegT/DnrJ/EryC1/StrS family aminotransferase, which translates into the protein MLRAAGVGAGDEVVVPAFGNPEVAQAVSLAGAVPVFADIDPATYCLDASAVEAAVTPRTVAAVVVHRFGRSADIASLRQVGQRHGLLLLEQGESETPYSELGERRRQAAYLSAKLKGVRTPDGCDGHTFQQYVVRVPGNGRPDRDAFARAVRAKGVECSVPVKTPVHRMRGFRRDVCLPETERAADETLALPIGGEMSRRELQRLVSACNALGGLLQPAF
- a CDS encoding SpoIIE family protein phosphatase — translated: MTTGLHPGETPQEPRPTENRPLPRQEAVPGSPHVENRTRSSVITARAAASFTAVSRSVATARSFVRDTLQGWGFADIVDDAVVLTSELVTNAVVHAGTSADVLCLRADDGVRIEVADRYPEREIPLQGSHINMGSPDREGGRGLQLCAAMASRWGVEYTSTHKQVWFRLDLPDRPVGTRSAGPALPADLLPLADGRVRVAVVQIDRVGAIGAWNEDAEELFGYSPDQVIGKPLTDLAAWPHTPGTSTGVVEALQLSRWEGSYGIRGANGRVTPVYASHLRVRDTAGDPSTVCLLVRDDERAVLQTPIRMPAGDGSGSGEGQAADPFEVFIGSPAPDDLDGLLQRTVERARDMLDGDSAFLLLATDDETELEVRASTGLPSARQRFARVPVDAGPGRYGSARMPAVHDDLTAVPGAVPLLNGTGMRSVVTVPLKVEGRLTGSLGVAAESQGWYSNEEALRLQFAADRIALAVESARLGELERLRRGSLSFLVEASDLLAGTLDRDQTLALMAQMTIPTLATWCAVYTIADQASDPYLSYVLHEDEDLIDGLKALLSKIRPPEPIPTPGARVWTAPAEAAHQAALRTSMRSLGLGEPATVSSGIGTTLATASAVGGETVVLPLVARNRVIGMLTLGKPTDEHFRQEILELAEDLSRRAALALDNARLYSERVAISQSLQRSLLPPELPQIDGVEVEVIYRAAGEGNEVGGDFYDLFPIRDGAYGFAIGDVCGTGPEAAAVTGLARHALRLLAREGYGGPAVLERLNSAIIDEGARSRFLTLLYGELWPQEDGSAVLKVVCAGHPLPLRLRQDGTVEPAAEPQALLGVMEDLELYEQTITLDPGDVLLCVTDGVTERREGTRMLGDDGLTEVLTACTGLTAGAVAARVMRAVERFASDAPSDDMAILAMRVPGLQRD